Proteins encoded within one genomic window of Microbacterium sp. LKL04:
- a CDS encoding SDR family oxidoreductase produces MSDVFDLTGRLALVTGSSRGLGQSLAVGLAEAGARVIVHGRDAEAVERSAAAIAERTGIRPEAALFDVTDAAAVEEAIGDLVERVGAPDILVNNAGIQRRAPFAEFPVADWDAVISSNLSSAFYVSRFVAPGMIARGSGKIINIASVQSMLGRQTIAPYAASKGGIAQLSRGMAADLARHGIQVNTLSPGYFATEMNAALVADADFSDWVAQRTPAGRWGDVAELRGPLVFLASAASDFVNGQNLFVDGGMTAVV; encoded by the coding sequence TTGTCTGACGTCTTCGACCTCACCGGCCGTCTGGCCCTCGTGACGGGATCATCGCGGGGGCTCGGCCAGAGCCTCGCCGTGGGCCTCGCCGAGGCCGGCGCCCGCGTCATCGTCCACGGCCGCGATGCCGAGGCCGTCGAGCGGAGCGCCGCCGCGATCGCCGAGCGCACCGGCATCCGTCCCGAGGCAGCCCTGTTCGACGTCACGGATGCCGCGGCTGTCGAGGAGGCGATCGGCGACCTCGTCGAGCGAGTCGGCGCCCCCGACATCCTCGTCAACAACGCCGGCATCCAGCGGCGGGCGCCCTTCGCGGAGTTCCCCGTCGCGGACTGGGATGCCGTCATCTCGAGCAACCTGTCGAGCGCCTTCTACGTGTCGCGTTTCGTGGCTCCCGGCATGATCGCGCGCGGCTCCGGCAAGATCATCAACATCGCCTCGGTCCAGTCGATGCTCGGGCGCCAGACCATCGCCCCGTACGCCGCGAGCAAGGGCGGTATCGCCCAGCTCAGTCGTGGGATGGCCGCCGACCTGGCGCGCCACGGCATCCAGGTCAACACGCTCTCGCCCGGCTACTTCGCCACCGAGATGAACGCGGCGCTCGTCGCCGACGCGGACTTCTCGGACTGGGTCGCCCAGCGCACCCCGGCCGGCCGCTGGGGTGACGTCGCGGAGCTGCGCGGACCGCTCGTGTTCCTCGCCTCGGCGGCGAGCGACTTCGTGAACGGCCAGAACCTGTTCGTCGACGGCGGCATGACCGCGGTCGTCTGA
- a CDS encoding zinc-binding dehydrogenase produces the protein MDAVVIGGKLDLTVADHPVPEPDAGQVRIRVGYVGICGSDLHYYSEGANGAFVVTEPLVPGHELSGWVDLDPSGLLSPGTPVTVHPARFGPEGSTPVEPHLRPGGSYLGSAATTPHTQGAMSDYLVVDAGMIRTLPSDLPVRRAVLAEPLAVAFHGAGRSGSLAGARVLVCGAGPIGLLAVVAAQEAGAASVEITDLLAEPLERARALGVDGVWRVGEDEVPSDVYDVVLECSGAAPAVSSAIAAVRRRGTVVQIGMLPNQPVGVNIAPLISKEATLTGAFRFLDEIDEAIEVLSRRPEIEAVITHEFRPDAAIEAFETARRPAESSKVVVTLTDVEVAS, from the coding sequence ATGGACGCAGTCGTCATCGGCGGCAAGCTCGACCTCACGGTCGCGGACCATCCCGTCCCCGAGCCGGACGCGGGACAGGTCCGGATCCGGGTGGGATACGTCGGGATCTGCGGATCCGACCTGCACTACTACTCCGAGGGGGCGAACGGCGCGTTCGTTGTCACCGAGCCCTTGGTTCCCGGGCACGAGCTGTCGGGCTGGGTCGACCTCGACCCGTCCGGTCTGCTGTCGCCGGGGACGCCCGTGACGGTGCATCCCGCGCGCTTCGGTCCCGAAGGGTCGACTCCCGTCGAGCCGCACCTGCGTCCCGGAGGCAGCTACCTCGGCAGCGCCGCGACGACCCCGCACACGCAGGGCGCGATGAGCGACTACCTGGTGGTGGATGCCGGCATGATCCGGACCCTGCCCTCGGACCTGCCCGTGCGCCGCGCCGTCCTGGCCGAGCCCCTGGCCGTCGCCTTTCACGGCGCGGGCCGGTCGGGCTCCCTCGCCGGCGCGCGGGTGCTCGTCTGCGGTGCGGGTCCGATCGGCTTGCTCGCTGTCGTCGCTGCACAGGAGGCGGGAGCGGCGAGCGTCGAGATCACCGACCTGCTGGCCGAGCCGCTCGAGCGGGCACGCGCGCTCGGCGTCGACGGCGTCTGGCGGGTGGGTGAGGACGAGGTGCCCTCCGACGTCTACGACGTCGTCCTCGAGTGCTCGGGAGCCGCACCCGCCGTGTCGTCGGCGATCGCCGCCGTCCGCCGCCGCGGAACCGTCGTGCAGATCGGGATGCTGCCCAACCAGCCGGTCGGTGTGAACATCGCCCCGCTCATCTCGAAAGAAGCCACACTCACCGGCGCCTTCCGCTTCCTCGATGAGATCGACGAGGCGATCGAGGTCCTGAGCCGCCGCCCCGAGATCGAGGCCGTCATCACCCACGAGTTCCGCCCCGATGCGGCCATCGAAGCGTTCGAGACCGCACGGCGCCCCGCCGAGAGCAGCAAAGTCGTCGTGACCCTGACCGACGTGGAGGTGGCGTCGTGA
- a CDS encoding gluconokinase — MSTAPRIVVMGPSGSGKTAVGAALAVDLGVDFVDADDLHPQANVEKMEAGHPLDDEDRAPWLDIVGQTLAEAPGLVVACSALARRYRDRIRAAAPDVRFVELVVSPEELDRRMRSRQHFMPPALLASQLATLEHLGDDEPGVAVENVGRILDVARRARIALDEPAG; from the coding sequence GTGAGCACCGCACCCCGCATTGTCGTCATGGGTCCGAGCGGGTCGGGCAAGACCGCCGTCGGAGCCGCTCTCGCCGTCGATCTCGGCGTGGACTTCGTCGACGCCGACGATCTGCACCCGCAGGCCAATGTCGAGAAGATGGAGGCGGGCCACCCCCTCGACGACGAGGATCGCGCACCCTGGCTCGACATCGTCGGACAGACCCTCGCCGAGGCGCCCGGTCTCGTCGTCGCGTGCTCCGCATTGGCCCGCCGCTACCGCGACCGGATCCGCGCCGCCGCGCCTGACGTTCGCTTCGTCGAACTCGTCGTGTCGCCCGAGGAGCTGGACCGCCGGATGCGTTCGCGTCAGCACTTCATGCCGCCGGCGCTCCTCGCTTCGCAGCTCGCGACCCTCGAGCACCTCGGCGACGACGAGCCCGGGGTCGCCGTCGAGAACGTCGGCCGCATCCTCGATGTCGCGCGCCGCGCGCGCATCGCGCTCGACGAGCCGGCCGGCTGA
- a CDS encoding NmrA family NAD(P)-binding protein, whose protein sequence is MTTTVLVAGATGDLGSRISRELLHHDVRLRVLTRPGSSTAAERFGDDPRVEIVTADYADHDALMAAASGADVVVSAVSGLRPVIVDAQRALLAAAVAAGVPRFLPSDYSADYRRLTPGTNRNLELRREFAADLDAAPIQATSVLGGMFTELLAGQAPLILRDRKRVLYWSSADQVLDVTTKDDTARTVALVALDADAPRVVEVAGDRITARQVAGLATELSGDTFRLQWAGTTGTLSAMAAVGRRLSSNPGETFPAWQGMQYFVSMFSGEAALRHVDNDRYGRQTWTPARDILAPWLATTRS, encoded by the coding sequence GTGACCACCACCGTTCTCGTCGCCGGCGCAACCGGCGACCTCGGCAGCCGCATCTCCCGCGAGCTCCTCCACCACGACGTCCGGCTCCGGGTGCTGACCCGTCCGGGCAGCTCGACCGCGGCCGAGCGCTTCGGCGACGACCCGCGGGTCGAGATCGTGACCGCCGACTACGCGGACCACGATGCGCTCATGGCCGCGGCATCCGGTGCCGACGTCGTCGTCTCGGCGGTCAGCGGCCTCCGCCCCGTGATCGTCGACGCGCAGCGCGCGCTGCTCGCCGCGGCCGTCGCGGCGGGCGTGCCGCGCTTCCTGCCGTCGGACTACTCCGCCGACTACCGTCGGCTCACCCCGGGGACGAACCGCAACCTCGAGCTGCGCCGCGAGTTCGCCGCCGACCTCGACGCGGCCCCGATCCAGGCGACGTCTGTGCTGGGAGGCATGTTCACCGAACTGCTCGCCGGCCAGGCGCCGCTGATCCTCCGCGACCGCAAGCGCGTCCTCTACTGGTCGTCGGCGGACCAGGTGCTCGACGTGACGACGAAGGACGACACCGCCCGGACCGTCGCGCTGGTCGCCCTCGACGCCGACGCCCCGCGTGTGGTCGAGGTCGCCGGCGACCGGATCACCGCTCGCCAGGTGGCGGGACTCGCGACCGAGCTCAGCGGCGACACATTCAGGCTGCAGTGGGCGGGCACGACGGGGACACTGTCGGCCATGGCCGCAGTGGGGCGACGCCTCTCGAGCAACCCCGGCGAGACGTTCCCCGCCTGGCAGGGCATGCAGTACTTCGTGAGCATGTTCAGCGGCGAGGCCGCGCTGCGCCACGTCGACAACGACCGCTACGGACGCCAGACCTGGACGCCGGCCCGCGACATCCTCGCCCCCTGGTTGGCAACCACGCGCTCCTAA
- a CDS encoding UbiA family prenyltransferase: MGTGVLGMWLTGQLLDAAAIPLLLWLTLPFNLLIYGVNDIFDQETDALNARKGSIEGARIEPREVRLIVWAVAITNVPFLVWFLIAYPPAAGLLILLYTLVFVFYSAPPLRFKQRPFLDSISNAAYGLPLLIVPVALGEPPLWPAVIGLLAWSVAKHAYDAVQDIDEDREAGIRTTAVLLGPRGTAVWSGCWWLASTVLFALVSIPVAAVNLAIAGVLVGWMLVRPTPATGRRLYPVSIAFPYVAGSVASGLQLTKMFFEVYG, translated from the coding sequence ATCGGCACCGGCGTGCTGGGCATGTGGCTCACGGGTCAGTTGCTGGATGCCGCGGCGATCCCGCTCCTGCTGTGGCTCACGCTGCCGTTCAACCTGCTGATCTACGGCGTGAACGACATCTTCGACCAGGAGACCGACGCGCTGAACGCGCGGAAGGGCTCGATCGAGGGCGCCCGGATCGAGCCGCGCGAGGTGCGGCTGATCGTCTGGGCGGTCGCGATCACGAACGTGCCGTTCCTCGTCTGGTTCCTCATCGCCTACCCGCCCGCGGCCGGCCTGCTGATCCTCCTCTACACGCTCGTCTTCGTCTTCTACTCGGCGCCGCCGCTGCGGTTCAAGCAGCGGCCGTTCCTCGACTCGATCAGCAACGCCGCCTACGGTCTGCCCCTGCTGATCGTCCCGGTTGCCCTCGGCGAGCCGCCGCTGTGGCCCGCCGTCATCGGACTCCTCGCCTGGAGCGTCGCGAAGCACGCCTACGACGCGGTGCAGGACATCGACGAGGACCGTGAGGCCGGCATCCGGACGACCGCCGTCCTCCTCGGCCCGCGCGGCACCGCGGTGTGGAGCGGATGCTGGTGGCTCGCCTCCACCGTCCTGTTCGCGCTCGTGAGCATCCCCGTCGCAGCGGTCAACCTCGCGATCGCGGGCGTCCTCGTCGGATGGATGCTGGTGCGTCCGACCCCCGCGACCGGGCGTCGCCTGTACCCGGTGTCGATCGCGTTCCCCTATGTCGCCGGTTCGGTCGCGAGCGGACTGCAGCTGACGAAGATGTTCTTCGAGGTGTACGGATGA
- a CDS encoding phytoene desaturase family protein — protein sequence MSRIVVIGAGLGGLAASALLARAGHDVTLLERAVTVGGKSRRLEVDGERIDSGPSLVTFPGVWQELCARLGTDPGALELERLPEVGRYYYEGEEVTLPVPPEHRWYPAWKRFSDEHAPLADDVTALLVADPLDRRSLPALRRLLAVYGPRLSTRAYLDSLTWMPDGLREIIAIHTLNAGVPPERTPALYASMPAVMAASGVWVPRGGVYEIPLALERMADAAGVDIRTGQSVTGIEHGRVTTTGGSFEADIVVSALDADRVDALLGRRRRTPGALSCSAVAIYGTLREPLPEWIAAHSVILPTKPDALHRSLAAGDEPADTMAFVNLYRAGQVYPNDRSTLAVLLTAPADGSGYSLEHPFVRREVERISRTMGLDGLLTDAMTDAAVLDPAYFGTFGEHHGALYGAARPLWMSGPFHRPAHHDLRRPWLWRVGASVHPGGGIPAVLGGAMMVTEKLLRRHPA from the coding sequence ATGAGCCGCATCGTCGTCATCGGCGCAGGACTCGGGGGGCTGGCGGCATCCGCTCTGCTGGCCCGCGCCGGACACGACGTGACCCTGCTCGAGCGGGCCGTGACGGTCGGCGGTAAGAGTAGGCGGCTCGAGGTCGACGGCGAGCGCATCGACTCCGGCCCCTCGCTCGTGACGTTCCCCGGCGTGTGGCAGGAGCTGTGCGCCCGCCTCGGCACGGACCCCGGCGCCCTCGAGCTGGAGCGGCTGCCCGAGGTCGGCCGCTACTACTACGAGGGCGAGGAGGTCACCCTCCCCGTGCCGCCCGAGCACCGCTGGTACCCGGCGTGGAAGCGGTTCAGCGACGAGCACGCTCCCCTCGCCGACGACGTGACCGCGCTTCTCGTCGCTGACCCGCTCGACCGGCGCTCACTGCCCGCGCTGCGGCGACTGCTCGCCGTGTACGGGCCGCGGCTGAGCACGCGGGCATACCTCGACAGCCTGACGTGGATGCCCGACGGCCTCCGCGAGATCATCGCCATCCACACACTCAACGCCGGCGTCCCGCCCGAGCGGACGCCTGCGCTCTACGCGAGCATGCCGGCCGTGATGGCGGCATCCGGTGTGTGGGTCCCCCGCGGCGGCGTCTACGAGATCCCGCTCGCGCTGGAGCGCATGGCGGATGCCGCGGGTGTCGACATCCGCACGGGTCAGTCCGTGACGGGCATCGAGCACGGACGGGTCACGACGACGGGCGGATCGTTCGAGGCCGACATCGTCGTGAGCGCGCTCGACGCGGACCGGGTCGACGCCCTTCTCGGCAGGCGGCGGCGCACACCGGGCGCCCTGTCGTGCTCGGCCGTCGCGATCTACGGCACGCTCCGCGAGCCGCTCCCCGAGTGGATCGCCGCGCACAGCGTCATCCTCCCCACGAAGCCCGACGCCCTGCACCGCAGCCTCGCCGCGGGCGACGAGCCCGCCGACACGATGGCGTTCGTCAACCTCTACCGCGCCGGCCAGGTCTACCCGAACGACCGCAGCACGCTCGCCGTCCTGCTGACCGCCCCGGCCGACGGGTCGGGGTACAGCCTCGAGCACCCGTTCGTGCGGCGCGAGGTCGAACGGATCTCCCGCACGATGGGCCTCGACGGGCTGCTGACCGATGCGATGACGGATGCCGCGGTCCTCGACCCCGCGTACTTCGGGACGTTCGGCGAGCACCACGGCGCCCTCTACGGTGCCGCCCGTCCTCTGTGGATGAGCGGACCGTTCCACCGGCCTGCGCACCACGATCTCCGGCGGCCGTGGCTGTGGCGCGTCGGCGCCTCCGTGCACCCCGGCGGCGGCATCCCGGCGGTGCTCGGCGGAGCGATGATGGTGACCGAGAAGCTGCTGAGGAGGCATCCCGCATGA
- a CDS encoding dihydrofolate reductase family protein, whose protein sequence is MRDLVYYVAVSIDGCIADENGGYDAFLIEGDHNAVIFGEYADALPGHVQRAVGIQSPNTTFDTVIMGWNTLIPALDAGITSPYPHLRQIVASRRERDVDPSVSLTNDPVATVRSLKAEDGADIWLCGGGELAGALLPEIDRLVLKRHPVALGSGIRLFGEAAPAEYPFTRTRVREFASGVAIEEYVRRTA, encoded by the coding sequence ATGCGAGACCTCGTCTACTACGTCGCCGTCAGCATCGACGGCTGCATCGCCGATGAGAACGGCGGGTACGACGCCTTCCTCATCGAGGGCGACCACAACGCTGTCATCTTCGGCGAGTACGCCGACGCGCTGCCTGGGCACGTGCAGCGGGCGGTCGGCATCCAATCACCGAACACCACGTTCGACACCGTGATCATGGGGTGGAACACGCTGATTCCCGCGCTGGATGCCGGGATCACGAGCCCGTACCCGCACCTCCGGCAGATCGTCGCCAGCCGCCGGGAGCGCGATGTCGACCCGTCGGTCTCCCTGACGAACGATCCGGTGGCGACCGTCCGGTCCCTCAAGGCCGAGGACGGCGCGGACATCTGGCTGTGCGGTGGCGGCGAGCTCGCCGGGGCGTTGCTGCCCGAGATCGACCGGCTCGTGCTGAAGCGCCACCCGGTCGCTCTGGGCTCCGGCATCCGCTTGTTCGGTGAGGCCGCCCCGGCGGAGTACCCCTTCACGCGGACGCGTGTGCGCGAGTTCGCCTCGGGTGTCGCGATCGAGGAGTACGTGCGCCGCACGGCCTAG
- the dnaB gene encoding replicative DNA helicase: MSIADLSDDRIGGSRGPERTPPHDMLAEQSTLGGMLLSGDAVADVIEALRGTDFYVPKHELIFEAVLSLYSHGEPTDVVAVTDELIKTGDLQRAGGADYLHSLTSIVPTAANAAYYASIVRERALLRRLVEAGTRIVQMGYNGQGEALDLVNNAQAEIYSVTGQEQSEDYVPLQVAVDAAVEEIEAARGRDGQMTGIPTGFAALDQLTNGLHGGQMVVVAARPAMGKSTLALDFARAAAIKHNRPTVFFSLEMGRSEIAMRLMSAEGAVPLQSMRKGMLDSRDWTTIASTRGRINDAPLYIDDSPNMTLVEIRAKCRKLKQRVGLEMVVIDYLQLMTSGKRVESRQQEVSEFSRALKLLAKELQVPVIALSQLNRGAEQRADKKPAISDLRESGSIEQDADIVILLHREAAYEKDSPRAGEADLIVAKHRNGPTDTVVVAFQGHFSRFTDMAVGMD, encoded by the coding sequence ATGTCGATCGCGGACCTGTCTGACGACCGAATCGGCGGATCCCGCGGTCCGGAACGCACCCCGCCGCACGACATGCTCGCGGAACAGAGCACCCTGGGCGGCATGCTCCTCTCGGGAGACGCGGTCGCCGATGTCATCGAGGCCCTTCGGGGAACCGACTTCTACGTGCCCAAGCACGAGCTGATCTTCGAAGCCGTCCTCTCCCTCTACTCGCACGGTGAGCCCACCGATGTCGTCGCCGTGACGGATGAGCTGATCAAGACCGGCGATCTGCAGCGCGCCGGCGGCGCGGACTACCTGCACTCCCTCACGTCGATCGTCCCCACCGCAGCGAACGCGGCCTACTACGCCTCGATCGTGCGGGAGCGAGCACTGCTCCGTCGCCTCGTCGAAGCCGGCACCCGCATCGTGCAGATGGGCTACAACGGCCAGGGCGAGGCTCTCGACCTCGTCAACAACGCGCAGGCCGAGATCTACTCGGTGACCGGGCAGGAGCAGTCCGAGGACTACGTTCCCCTGCAGGTCGCCGTTGACGCCGCTGTCGAGGAGATCGAAGCCGCGCGCGGACGCGACGGTCAGATGACCGGCATCCCGACCGGGTTCGCTGCCCTCGACCAGCTCACCAACGGCCTGCACGGCGGACAGATGGTCGTCGTCGCCGCTCGTCCCGCCATGGGTAAGTCGACGCTCGCGCTCGACTTCGCTCGCGCGGCCGCCATCAAGCACAACCGCCCCACCGTGTTCTTCTCGCTCGAAATGGGGCGCAGCGAGATCGCTATGCGACTCATGAGCGCCGAGGGTGCGGTGCCGCTGCAGAGCATGCGCAAGGGCATGCTCGACAGCCGCGACTGGACCACGATCGCCTCGACCCGCGGTCGCATCAACGATGCGCCGCTGTACATCGACGACAGCCCGAACATGACGCTCGTCGAGATCCGCGCGAAGTGCCGCAAGCTCAAGCAGCGCGTCGGACTCGAGATGGTCGTCATCGACTACCTCCAGCTCATGACGAGCGGTAAGCGCGTCGAGTCCCGTCAGCAGGAGGTCTCGGAGTTCTCCCGTGCGCTGAAGCTGCTGGCGAAGGAGCTGCAGGTTCCCGTGATCGCCCTGTCGCAGCTGAACCGTGGTGCCGAGCAGCGCGCCGACAAGAAGCCTGCCATCAGCGACCTGCGTGAATCGGGCTCGATCGAGCAGGATGCCGACATCGTCATCCTGCTGCACCGCGAAGCCGCGTACGAGAAGGACAGCCCCCGCGCCGGCGAGGCTGACCTGATCGTCGCCAAGCACCGCAACGGCCCGACCGACACGGTCGTCGTTGCGTTCCAGGGTCACTTCTCGCGCTTCACCGACATGGCCGTCGGGATGGACTGA
- a CDS encoding chaplin family protein, protein MNTMLSRALLGTLVAGGITLFGAAAAQAAESTTSGEDGLLSGTQALLNVDVPVTIGDTAISLVGDSSTSSSDKGSSAAPSRDSDSASTSGSDGAASGSQAIINVSVPVTVKDTAVSVIGDSSTKSTDAAPAAPAKDPAKAPAASTGGSDGIGSGTQVVAPVKAPVTVKDTAVSVIGDSKTESTDAAATAAPSSPASSATTGGEDGVGSGTQVVAPIAVPVTVEDVAISVIGDSTTESTYAAAPSAPASPAPSATTDGTDGIASGTQVVAPITVPVTVDGNAISVIGDSTTESTGAPAPTASAAGTTEGPSTDGSDGIGSGTQVVAPITVPVTVDGNAVSVIGDSTTESTGAAAPSTPATGATEGPSTDGSDGIGSGTQVVAPITLPVMIGDTAVSVIGDSTSVGGGTGTAPSTGTIGTPITSGENGIGGGTQVLLPIGIPITVGDTAVSIIGDSTVTDPGTGPGTDPGTGPGTGPIDPTDPVEPVDPVDPTNPVDPVDPVDPGTVPGDTPGLGTDDQIPGAPGTSMTPQATATEMPRALAQAGGVPVTWLPLSAAALILAGALLALRRRTA, encoded by the coding sequence ATGAACACCATGTTGTCGCGTGCCCTCCTGGGTACGCTCGTCGCCGGGGGCATCACGCTCTTCGGCGCAGCGGCCGCGCAGGCCGCGGAATCCACGACGTCCGGAGAGGACGGGCTGCTCTCGGGCACCCAGGCGCTCCTGAACGTCGACGTCCCGGTCACCATCGGCGACACCGCGATCTCGCTGGTCGGCGACTCGTCCACGAGCTCGAGCGACAAGGGGTCGTCCGCGGCTCCGTCGCGCGATTCGGATTCTGCATCCACCAGCGGCTCCGACGGTGCCGCCTCCGGGTCGCAGGCCATCATCAACGTGTCCGTACCCGTCACGGTCAAGGACACGGCGGTCTCGGTCATCGGTGACAGCTCGACCAAGAGCACGGATGCCGCGCCTGCCGCACCTGCAAAGGATCCCGCCAAGGCGCCCGCAGCGTCGACCGGCGGGTCAGACGGCATCGGGTCCGGCACACAGGTCGTCGCCCCCGTGAAGGCCCCGGTGACCGTAAAGGACACCGCGGTGTCGGTCATCGGTGACAGCAAGACCGAGAGCACGGATGCAGCGGCCACGGCCGCACCGTCGTCGCCTGCATCGTCGGCCACCACCGGCGGAGAGGACGGAGTCGGGTCCGGCACCCAGGTCGTCGCCCCCATCGCCGTGCCCGTGACGGTCGAGGACGTCGCGATCTCCGTCATCGGCGACAGCACCACCGAGAGCACGTATGCCGCGGCTCCCAGCGCACCGGCATCGCCCGCCCCGTCGGCCACCACCGACGGCACCGACGGCATCGCGTCCGGCACCCAGGTCGTCGCACCGATCACCGTTCCGGTAACGGTCGACGGCAACGCCATCTCGGTCATCGGAGACAGCACCACCGAGAGCACCGGAGCCCCCGCTCCCACCGCCTCCGCGGCAGGAACCACCGAAGGTCCGTCCACCGACGGCTCTGACGGCATCGGATCCGGCACCCAGGTCGTCGCACCGATCACCGTCCCGGTGACGGTCGACGGCAACGCCGTCTCCGTCATCGGTGACAGCACCACCGAGAGCACGGGCGCCGCGGCCCCGAGCACTCCCGCCACCGGAGCCACCGAGGGCCCGTCGACCGACGGCTCCGACGGAATCGGATCCGGCACCCAGGTCGTCGCACCCATCACGCTTCCGGTGATGATCGGCGACACGGCCGTCTCCGTCATCGGTGACAGCACGAGCGTCGGCGGAGGAACGGGTACCGCGCCGAGCACCGGCACGATCGGCACCCCGATCACCTCGGGTGAGAACGGGATCGGCGGAGGAACGCAGGTTCTGCTGCCCATCGGCATCCCGATCACCGTCGGTGACACCGCCGTGTCGATCATCGGCGACAGCACCGTCACCGACCCGGGAACCGGTCCTGGCACCGACCCGGGAACCGGTCCTGGCACCGGCCCGATCGACCCGACGGACCCCGTCGAGCCTGTTGACCCCGTGGACCCGACGAACCCGGTTGACCCCGTGGACCCGGTCGACCCGGGCACGGTTCCGGGTGACACCCCGGGTCTGGGAACGGACGACCAGATCCCGGGTGCTCCCGGCACGTCGATGACACCGCAGGCCACCGCGACCGAGATGCCTCGAGCCCTGGCTCAGGCAGGTGGCGTGCCCGTGACGTGGCTCCCGCTGTCCGCCGCGGCGCTGATCCTCGCAGGGGCGCTGCTCGCCCTGCGTCGCCGCACCGCCTGA
- the rplI gene encoding 50S ribosomal protein L9: MAKLILTNEVAGLGSAGDVIEVKNGYARNYLIPQGFAVAWTRGGEKQVASIRAARDARAIHDHEEAVALKNTLESNTVKLTVKAGAEGRLFGSVKPADVADAVKAAGLGDLDKRKIHITSPIKAVGQHEATVRLRDDLTAAITLQVVAAK; encoded by the coding sequence ATGGCAAAGCTGATTCTCACGAACGAGGTCGCCGGGCTCGGTAGCGCCGGTGACGTCATCGAGGTCAAGAACGGGTACGCCCGTAACTACCTCATCCCCCAGGGCTTCGCTGTGGCCTGGACCCGCGGTGGCGAGAAGCAGGTGGCGTCGATTCGCGCCGCCCGCGACGCCCGCGCGATCCACGACCACGAAGAGGCTGTGGCGCTCAAGAACACGCTCGAGTCGAACACGGTCAAGCTGACCGTCAAGGCCGGCGCGGAAGGCCGTCTGTTCGGTTCGGTCAAGCCGGCCGACGTGGCCGACGCCGTCAAGGCCGCCGGTCTCGGTGACCTCGACAAGCGCAAGATCCACATCACCTCGCCGATCAAGGCCGTGGGACAGCACGAGGCGACCGTTCGCCTGCGTGACGACCTCACCGCCGCGATCACCCTGCAGGTGGTCGCCGCCAAGTAA